In a genomic window of Mycolicibacter heraklionensis:
- a CDS encoding TetR/AcrR family transcriptional regulator → MPRPRVHDPEQVLDAVESLAARSGPAAVTIRAIGEATGASNGAVYHEFGSRAGLVAAAWLRATRRFLAVQGALVEAVSDPLEAVVAAADAPVAFAERHPDACKLLFAIRRDELPDDDLAPELAEQLRGADAQLVGLLIRLADALWARRDAAAVDTITTCVVDLPTAIVLSRNRLGSTYARAHLHAAVRGVLSVGPPSRKDPSK, encoded by the coding sequence ATGCCCCGCCCGCGCGTGCACGACCCCGAGCAGGTGCTCGACGCCGTCGAGTCGCTTGCCGCGCGGTCCGGCCCCGCCGCGGTGACGATTCGCGCGATCGGGGAGGCCACCGGCGCCTCCAATGGCGCGGTCTACCACGAGTTCGGCTCGCGTGCCGGGTTGGTCGCCGCCGCCTGGCTGCGGGCCACCCGGCGCTTCCTGGCAGTACAGGGCGCGCTGGTGGAAGCGGTGTCGGACCCACTCGAGGCTGTGGTGGCCGCTGCCGACGCCCCGGTGGCGTTCGCCGAGCGTCATCCCGACGCCTGCAAGCTGCTGTTCGCGATCCGGCGCGACGAACTGCCCGACGACGATCTTGCTCCCGAGCTGGCCGAGCAGCTGCGCGGCGCCGATGCCCAGCTGGTCGGCTTGCTCATCCGGCTCGCGGACGCGCTGTGGGCGCGCCGCGACGCCGCCGCCGTCGACACCATCACCACCTGCGTCGTCGACCTGCCCACCGCTATCGTGCTCAGCCGGAACCGGTTGGGCAGCACATACGCCCGCGCCCACCTGCACGCGGCGGTCCGCGGCGTGCTGTCGGTCGGGCCACCCTCTAGAAAGGATCCCTCGAAGTGA